The nucleotide sequence TCTTGGTGACCACACCTGCGCCTACCGTGTGACCACCTTCACGCACCGCAAAGCGCAAGCCCTCCTCCATCGCTATCGGCGCGATTAACTCTACCTCTATCCGCACGTTGTCCCCAGGCATCACCATCTCCACGCCCTCCGGCAACTTCATTGTGCCCGT is from Bacillota bacterium and encodes:
- a CDS encoding elongation factor Tu, whose amino-acid sequence is TGTMKLPEGVEMVMPGDNVRIEVELIAPIAMEEGLRFAVREGGHTVGAGVVTKIIE